In Oryza brachyantha chromosome 2, ObraRS2, whole genome shotgun sequence, a single window of DNA contains:
- the LOC102713719 gene encoding probable serine/threonine-protein kinase PIX13, with protein MGNCFGSDDGEVEAVKVMARHALPQAAMARPVMAAIAQPNARASMSPGRPPTGKPPSPATATSTRSGSGSGRPVPGGGGRAVAGTEGRILEAPNLRIFTFAELRAATRNFKADTVLGEGGFGRVHKGWVDERTMSPARSGSGMAVAVKKLDPESLQGVQEWQSEVNFLGRLSHPNLVRLLGYCWEDKELLLVYEYMAQGSLENHLFRSEPRKGGSASPQQPLSWSLRLRIAIGAARGLAFLHSSEKHVIYRDFKASNILLDTQFQPKLSDFGLAKDGPAGGSSHVTTRVMGTYGYAAPEYVATGHLYVKSDVYGFGVVLLEILTGLRALDTGRPSGQHNLVDWAKPFLADRRKLARLMDPRLEGQYSSRGAQRAAQLALRCLATDHKNRPSMREVVAVLEEIESMPRGGAAAGSASPRPVSRGGAGAHGYGCQSPRPGSDRAGPAAGHPPPRVR; from the exons ATGGGGAATTGCTTCGGCTctgacgacggcgaggtggaggcCGTCAAGGTGATGGCCCGTCATGCGCTGCCACAAG CGGCAATGGCGAGGCCAGTCATGGCCGCGATCGCGCAGCCCAATGCGCGCGCCTCGATGAGCCCAGGGCGGCCACCAACTGGCAAGCCGCCCAGCCCGGCCACAGCCACAAGCAcccgcagcggcagcggcagtggGCGGCCGGTGCCTGGTGGTGGAGGCCGGGCGGTTGCCGGCACGGAGGGGAGGATCCTGGAGGCGCCCAACCTCCGGATCTTCACGTTCGCGGAGCTCAGGGCCGCCACGAGGAACTTCAAGGCGGACACCGTCCTCGGCGAGGGCGGGTTCGGGCGGGTGCACAAGGGCTGGGTGGACGAGAGGACCATGAGCCCCGCGCGGAGCGGCTCCGGcatggccgtcgccgtcaagaAGCTCGATCCCGAGAGCTTGCAGGGCGTGCAAGAATGGCAG TCCGAGGTGAACTTTCTGGGGAGGCTCTCACATCCCAACCTGGTGAGGCTACTGGGCTACTGCTGGGAGGACAAGGAGCTACTGCTCGTGTATGAGTACATGGCGCAAGGCAGCCTGGAGAACCACCTCTTCAGAAGTGAGCCACGCA AGGGCGGAAGCGCGTCGCCCCAGCAGCCGCTGTCGTGGAGCCTCCGACTGCGCATCGCCATCGGCGCGGCCCGCGGGCTGGCCTTCCTCCACTCGTCGGAGAAGCACGTCATCTACCGAGACTTCAAGGCCTCCAACATCCTCCTCGACACG CAATTCCAGCCGAAGCTGTCCGACTTCGGGCTCGCCAAGGACGGTCcggccggcggcagcagcCACGTGACCACCCGGGTGATGGGCACCTACGGCTACGCGGCGCCGGAGTACGTGGCGACGGGCCACCTGTACGTGAAGAGCGACGTGTACGGCTTCGGCGTTGTGCTGCTGGAGATCCTGACGGGGCTGCGCGCGCTCGACACGGGCCGCCCCAGCGGGCAGCACAACCTGGTGGACTGGGCCAAGCCGTTCCTCGCCGACCGCCGGAAGCTGGCGCGCCTCATGGACCCGCGCCTCGAGGGGCAGTACTCGTCCAGGGGCGCGCAGCGCGCGGCGCAGCTCGCGCTCCGGTGCCTCGCCACCGACCACAAGAACCGCCCCTCCATGAGggaggtcgtcgccgtcctcgagGAGATCGAGTCCATGCCcaggggcggcgccgccgccggctcggcGTCCCCGCGCCCCGTGTcacggggcggcgccggcgcgcacGGTTACGGCTGCCAGTCGCCGCGGCCGGGGTCGGACAGGGCTGGCCCGGCCGCTGGCCACCCGCCTCCAAGAGTGAGATAG
- the LOC102713991 gene encoding HMG1/2-like protein: MKGKADASKKGEGRLKAAGGAGKRKKAAASGKPKRPPSAFFVFMSEFRQEYQAAHPDNKSVAAVSKAAGGKWRAMSEEEKAPYVDKAGQKKQDYEKTKANFDKKESTSSKKAKTQNDEGEGSDKSKSEVDDEQDGASDEENEEDE, translated from the exons ATGAAGGGCAAGGCCGACGCCTCCAAGAAGGGCGAGGGCAG GCTcaaggccgccggcggcgccgggaagCGGAAGAAGGCCGCCGCGAGCGGCAAGCCCAAGCGCCCGCCGTCCGCTTTCTTCGTCTTCAT GTCTGAGTTCAGGCAGGAGTACCAGGCAGCGCACCCTGACAACAAGAGTGTTGCCGCT GTGAGCAAGGCTGCAGGGGGAAAATGGCGAGCAATGTCTGAGGAA gAGAAGGCACCTTATGTGGACAAGGCTGGACAAAAGAAGCAGGACTACGAGAAGACCAAAGCCAACTTCGATAAGAAG GAGAGCACGAGCTCAAAGAAAGCTAAGACTCAGAACGACGAGGGTGAAGGCTCTGACAAGTCAAAGTCTGAGGTTGATGACGAGCAGGATGGTGCCAGCGACGAG GAAAATGAGGAAGATGAGTAA